The genomic DNA GATTTAACGTTTCTCTCCCACGTTTCGTGGGTGATTGCAGCTCGAACCCGCGGCTCACATCACGTAGGAGCCCGTCCCGGCGTTGGACGCCGGGTCCAGAATCACGTTGACCACGGCCGGCCGACCGCTCGCGAACGCCCGCTCGATCGCGGGCCCGACTCCCTCCGGATCGTCCACGAACTCCCCGTGCGCGCCGAGGGCCTTGGCCACCTCGTCGTAGCGCGTGGCCTCGCCGAGGCGCGTGGCCACTGCCCGCGCCTCGCCGTAGAGGCCGATCTGGGGCCCGCGGATCTGAGCCCACGCGCCGTCGTTCCCGATCACGGCGACCACGGGCACCTTGTGGCGGACCAGCGTGTCGATCTCCATCCCGGAGATGCCGAACGCTCCGTCCCCCAGGAAGGCGAGGACGCGCTTCTCCGGCCTCGCAAGCTTCGCGGCGAGGGCGAACGGCAACCCCATCCCGAGACAGCCGAACCGCCCCGGGTCGAGCCAGCTCCCCGGCCACGGTGCGCGGATGATCTTGGAACCCGACGCGACGACGTTCCCTCCGTCGCCCACGATCACCGTGTCCTCCCCGACGAACCGATCGATCTCCCGTGCCAGACGAAGCGCGTGCACCGGTCGCCGGCCGGAGCCCGCTCCCTCGTCGAGCCTCGCTCGCTTGGCCGACTCGACGGACCGAAGCTTCTCCAGCCACGGGGTCGGTTCGCGGACCCGCAAGCCCTTCAGGGACGCCGCGAGCTGCCGCGCGATAATCCCGACGTCGCCCACGAGGCCCACGTCGACGGCGCGGTTGTGGCCGATCGTGTCCCCGGCCACGTCGGCCATGACGATGCGGGCGTCCGCGGCGATGGCCGGCGCCTGACCGTAGCCGAGGCGGAAGTCGAACGGGGCTCCCAGGTCGAGGACCACATCGGCATCCTCGAGCGCGTTGCTCCGGGAAAGGCCGAGGAAGTAGGGATGGTCGGGCGGGAGCGCTCCCCGGGCCAGCGAGTTCAGGTACACGGGGGCTCGCAGCACGTCCGCGAGAGCCCGGAGCCCGGACGCGTCCGTGCTCCACCGAAGCGAGGTCCCCGCGATGACGACGGGTCGCTCCGCGGTGACGAGGATCTCCGCCGCCTGGCGGACGCCGTCGGGATGGGCCCACACAGGCGCCCTGGAACGGCTTGCAGCTTTCCAGTCGACGCCTTCTGCGGCGACTTCGTCAAACAGGACGTCCCACGGCACTTCGAGGAACGCGGGGCCAGTTCGCGGCGATGCCGCGTGCCGGAACGCGTCGAACACGAATTCGGGCAGGCGCTTCGCGTGCGCGCAGGACTGCGCCCATTTCGTCACAGGCTCCAGGATTCGCACGTGCGGCGTCTCCTGGAGGCCTCCTTGGTCGTGCCGGGTGGTCTCCGCCTGTCCGCCGAGGACGACCACGGGCGAGTCGCTGTTCCGGGCGTTCACGATGGCGGTGAGTGAGTTGCAGACGCCGGGCCCTGCGGTGACCGCGGCGACGCCGACCTCGCCGGTCACGCGCGCCCATCCGTCCGCGGCGAACGCCGCGGTCTGCTCGTGCCGCACGTCGATGACCCGGATGCCCTGGTCCAGGCAGCCTTCGTAGATCGGCAGGATGTGGCCGCCGCAGAGGGTGAAGACCACACGGACGCCCTCT from Thermoplasmata archaeon includes the following:
- a CDS encoding thiamine pyrophosphate-binding protein, with amino-acid sequence MPTGGQLVGEALAKEGVRVVFTLCGGHILPIYEGCLDQGIRVIDVRHEQTAAFAADGWARVTGEVGVAAVTAGPGVCNSLTAIVNARNSDSPVVVLGGQAETTRHDQGGLQETPHVRILEPVTKWAQSCAHAKRLPEFVFDAFRHAASPRTGPAFLEVPWDVLFDEVAAEGVDWKAASRSRAPVWAHPDGVRQAAEILVTAERPVVIAGTSLRWSTDASGLRALADVLRAPVYLNSLARGALPPDHPYFLGLSRSNALEDADVVLDLGAPFDFRLGYGQAPAIAADARIVMADVAGDTIGHNRAVDVGLVGDVGIIARQLAASLKGLRVREPTPWLEKLRSVESAKRARLDEGAGSGRRPVHALRLAREIDRFVGEDTVIVGDGGNVVASGSKIIRAPWPGSWLDPGRFGCLGMGLPFALAAKLARPEKRVLAFLGDGAFGISGMEIDTLVRHKVPVVAVIGNDGAWAQIRGPQIGLYGEARAVATRLGEATRYDEVAKALGAHGEFVDDPEGVGPAIERAFASGRPAVVNVILDPASNAGTGSYVM